A single Entelurus aequoreus isolate RoL-2023_Sb linkage group LG11, RoL_Eaeq_v1.1, whole genome shotgun sequence DNA region contains:
- the tubb5 gene encoding tubulin beta-5 chain isoform X1 — MREIVHIQAGQCGNQIGAKFWEVISDEHGIDPTGTYHGDSDLQLDRISVYYNEATGLSAEGGKYVPRAILVDLEPGTMDSVRSGPFGQIFRPDNFVFGQSGAGNNWAKGHYTEGAELVDSVLDVVRKESESCDCLQGFQLTHSLGGGTGSGMGTLLISKIREEYPDRIMNTFSVVPSPKVSDTVVEPYNATLSVHQLVENTDETYCIDNEALYDICFRTLKLTTPTYGDLNHLVSATMSGVTTCLRFPGQLNADLRKLAVNMVPFPRLHFFMPGFAPLTSRGSQQYRALTVPELTQQVFDAKNMMAACDPRHGRYLTVAAVFRGRMSMKEVDEQMLNVQNKNSSYFVEWIPNNVKTAVCDIPPRGLKMAVTFIGNSTAIQELFKRISEQFTAMFRRKAFLHWYTGEGMDEMEFTEAESNMNDLVSEYQQYQDATAEEEGEFEEDADDDA, encoded by the exons ATGAGGGAGATTGTCCACATCCAGGCCGGCCAATGCGGTAACCAAATCGGTGCTAAG ttCTGGGAAGTGATCAGTGATGAGCACGGCATCGACCCAACAGGGACCTACCATGGAGACAGTGACCTGCAGCTGGACAGGATCAGTGTCTACTACAATGAGGCCACA GGTCTTTCTGCTGAAGGAGGTAAATATGTTCCCCGTGCCATCCTGGTGGACTTGGAGCCAGGCACCATGGACTCTGTGAGGTCCGGACCTTTTGGCCAGATCTTCAGGCCTGACAATTTTGTGTTTG GTCAGAGCGGTGCTGGAAACAACTGGGCCAAGGGTCACTACACAGAGGGCGCCGAGTTGGTGGACTCGGTCCTGGATGTGGTGCGCAAAGAGTCCGAGAGCTGCGACTGCCTCCAGGGCTTCCAGCTCACACACTCTCTGGGCGGAGGAACCGGGTCGGGCATGGGAACGCTGCTCATTAGCAAGATCAGAGAGGAGTACCCCGATAGGATCATGAACACTTTTAGCGTGGTGCCTTCGCCCAAG GTGTCAGACACAGTGGTGGAGCCCTACAACGCCACTCTCTCGGTCCACCAGCTGGTTGAGAACACAGACGAAACCTACTGCATCGACAACGAGGCACTGTACGACATTTGTTTCCGCACACTCAAACTGACCACGCCCACTTACGGAGACCTCAACCACCTGGTGTCGGCCACCATGAGCGGCGTCACCACCTGCCTGCGCTTCCCAGGCCAGCTCAACGCCGACCTGCGCAAACTTGCCGTCAACATGGTGCCTTTCCCCCGTTTGCACTTCTTCATGCCCGGCTTCGCTCCCCTGACCAGCAGGGGGAGCCAACAGTACCGCGCTCTCACCGTCCCCGAGCTCACCCAGCAGGTGTTCGACGCCAAGAACATGATGGCGGCGTGCGACCCGCGCCACGGCCGCTACCTCACGGTGGCTGCCGTCTTCCGCGGTCGCATGTCCATGAAAGAGGTGGACGAGCAGATGCTGAACGTGCAGAACAAGAACAGCAGCTACTTTGTGGAATGGATCCCCAACAATGTCAAGACGGCCGTGTGTGACATTCCACCCCGCGGCCTCAAGATGGCCGTCACCTTCATCGGCAACAGCACGGCCATCCAGGAGCTGTTCAAGCGCATCTCTGAGCAGTTCACCGCCATGTTCCGCCGCAAGGCTTTCTTGCATTGGTACACGGGCGAAGGCATGGATGAGATGGAGTTCACCGAGGCCGAGAGCAACATGAACGACCTGGTGTCCGAGTACCAGCAGTACCAGGACGCCACCGCTGAAGAGGAGGGCGAGTTTGAGGAGGATGCTGACGATGATGCTTGA
- the tubb5 gene encoding tubulin beta-5 chain isoform X2, translated as MREIVHIQAGQCGNQIGAKFWEVISDEHGIDPTGTYHGDSDLQLDRISVYYNEATGGKYVPRAILVDLEPGTMDSVRSGPFGQIFRPDNFVFGQSGAGNNWAKGHYTEGAELVDSVLDVVRKESESCDCLQGFQLTHSLGGGTGSGMGTLLISKIREEYPDRIMNTFSVVPSPKVSDTVVEPYNATLSVHQLVENTDETYCIDNEALYDICFRTLKLTTPTYGDLNHLVSATMSGVTTCLRFPGQLNADLRKLAVNMVPFPRLHFFMPGFAPLTSRGSQQYRALTVPELTQQVFDAKNMMAACDPRHGRYLTVAAVFRGRMSMKEVDEQMLNVQNKNSSYFVEWIPNNVKTAVCDIPPRGLKMAVTFIGNSTAIQELFKRISEQFTAMFRRKAFLHWYTGEGMDEMEFTEAESNMNDLVSEYQQYQDATAEEEGEFEEDADDDA; from the exons ATGAGGGAGATTGTCCACATCCAGGCCGGCCAATGCGGTAACCAAATCGGTGCTAAG ttCTGGGAAGTGATCAGTGATGAGCACGGCATCGACCCAACAGGGACCTACCATGGAGACAGTGACCTGCAGCTGGACAGGATCAGTGTCTACTACAATGAGGCCACAG GAGGTAAATATGTTCCCCGTGCCATCCTGGTGGACTTGGAGCCAGGCACCATGGACTCTGTGAGGTCCGGACCTTTTGGCCAGATCTTCAGGCCTGACAATTTTGTGTTTG GTCAGAGCGGTGCTGGAAACAACTGGGCCAAGGGTCACTACACAGAGGGCGCCGAGTTGGTGGACTCGGTCCTGGATGTGGTGCGCAAAGAGTCCGAGAGCTGCGACTGCCTCCAGGGCTTCCAGCTCACACACTCTCTGGGCGGAGGAACCGGGTCGGGCATGGGAACGCTGCTCATTAGCAAGATCAGAGAGGAGTACCCCGATAGGATCATGAACACTTTTAGCGTGGTGCCTTCGCCCAAG GTGTCAGACACAGTGGTGGAGCCCTACAACGCCACTCTCTCGGTCCACCAGCTGGTTGAGAACACAGACGAAACCTACTGCATCGACAACGAGGCACTGTACGACATTTGTTTCCGCACACTCAAACTGACCACGCCCACTTACGGAGACCTCAACCACCTGGTGTCGGCCACCATGAGCGGCGTCACCACCTGCCTGCGCTTCCCAGGCCAGCTCAACGCCGACCTGCGCAAACTTGCCGTCAACATGGTGCCTTTCCCCCGTTTGCACTTCTTCATGCCCGGCTTCGCTCCCCTGACCAGCAGGGGGAGCCAACAGTACCGCGCTCTCACCGTCCCCGAGCTCACCCAGCAGGTGTTCGACGCCAAGAACATGATGGCGGCGTGCGACCCGCGCCACGGCCGCTACCTCACGGTGGCTGCCGTCTTCCGCGGTCGCATGTCCATGAAAGAGGTGGACGAGCAGATGCTGAACGTGCAGAACAAGAACAGCAGCTACTTTGTGGAATGGATCCCCAACAATGTCAAGACGGCCGTGTGTGACATTCCACCCCGCGGCCTCAAGATGGCCGTCACCTTCATCGGCAACAGCACGGCCATCCAGGAGCTGTTCAAGCGCATCTCTGAGCAGTTCACCGCCATGTTCCGCCGCAAGGCTTTCTTGCATTGGTACACGGGCGAAGGCATGGATGAGATGGAGTTCACCGAGGCCGAGAGCAACATGAACGACCTGGTGTCCGAGTACCAGCAGTACCAGGACGCCACCGCTGAAGAGGAGGGCGAGTTTGAGGAGGATGCTGACGATGATGCTTGA